One Tissierellales bacterium genomic region harbors:
- the rpmF gene encoding 50S ribosomal protein L32, translating into MAVPKRKTSKSKKNMRRASSYRLSKATIVECPQCHEPKEPHRVCRSCGYYKNREVIEVE; encoded by the coding sequence ATGGCAGTGCCAAAGCGAAAAACTTCAAAATCTAAAAAGAATATGAGAAGGGCATCATCTTATAGATTATCAAAAGCAACAATAGTGGAATGTCCACAATGTCATGAACCTAAAGAACCTCATAGAGTATGTAGATCATGTGGTTATTATAAAAACAGGGAAGTAATAGAAGTAGAGTAA